The Linepithema humile isolate Giens D197 chromosome 2, Lhum_UNIL_v1.0, whole genome shotgun sequence genome has a segment encoding these proteins:
- the Nse1 gene encoding non-structural maintenance of chromosomes element 1 homolog: MVYNNKHKIILQTIINEGALSEKCGKKLVKQLFDHDRTGLILNEINKKLQPLYMTIKCTNCEVTGELYWVFASTLQDKTASYHPEFSQAQLTLLRNIYSEIVTSNNGYASSTWCLNLCSSLHIQLTKADAEEFLSEIVKKKWLFCKNGKYFMGVRSIAELLQYFKDTYDDNLHTCALCKQALFHGEKCEECNTAMHIHCLKTCVTNQDDLQCPNCQNPISSNNDSNTVTDLDDTYMETSDTEMRGSSQRRATKRKLKD, from the exons AtggtttacaataataaacacaagattattttgcaaacaatAATCAATGAAGGCGCTTTGAGTGAAAAATGTGGCAAGAAATTGGTTAAACAGTTATTTG atCATGATAGAACAGGGCTAATACtaaacgaaataaataaaaagttgcaaCCATTGTATATGAccataaaatgtacaaattgcGAAGTTACTGGTGAGCTATATTGGGTTTTTGCAAGTACATTGCAAGATAAAACTGCTAG cTACCATCCTGAATTTTCACAAGCTCAATTAACTCTTTTGCGTAACATATATTCTGAAATTGTTACTTCTAACAATGGTTATGCATCAAGCACATGGTGTCTTAATTTATGTTCATCATTACATATCCAATTAACCAAAGCTGATGCTGAAGAATTTTTATCCGaaatagtaaaaaagaaatggtTATTTTGCAAG AATGGTAAATACTTTATGGGAGTAAGAAGTATAGCAGAGttactacaatattttaaagacaCATATGATGATAATCTTCACACTTGTGCTTTATGCAAGCAAGCACTTTTTCAT GGTGAGAAATGTGAGGAATGTAATACTGCAATGCATATTCATTGCCTGAAGACTTGTGTGACAAATCAAGATGATTTACAGTGCCCCAATTGTCAAAATCCTATATCATCCA ATAATGACTCAAATACTGTAACGGATCTTGATGATACATATATGGAGACAAGTGATACTGAGATGAGAGGTTCTAGTCAGAGAAGAGCAACAAAAAGGAAACTTAAGGATTAA
- the LOC105679117 gene encoding coiled-coil domain-containing protein 174 translates to MNMTKKINVNYSSLVGLKAELLRKQAEVNEVKLKTEHINKPSQLNKKRSKKIPTEGVKKNTKELIDSEDIIAHKKSRLMLEAKTRLYERLKKSKNNNDKFLVDFKNKLDESDEEFVDEAINEEHPIEPDENWVEYKDCFGRTRKCLREDLPHMQKKDELIKQEIMKGKTDEDGEEENKEQYPIQEKEPEIEIMRRKWEEQTQKLADKVDIHYQDILFDEARTHGVGYYAFSQDEEERAKQQENLASLRKETERKQREMKEVKELKERMEQNRLKVARMRQRIRAGLPAELTEEELAQENKSYVINSTDQINTDKDDDKSVEKDEEISNEETGSNEDPKPTNSKKTNTVSEEETTDEDKIKAFGELLGKKNHWYVMSQEEWVDKCRTQRISEFGPVYDNFTNAGFYKSDLQDVNEQLTHKELDNTEIHNNQESNRESNANLQNHDNNDSTSKEADPVAKDIDSNNQIDKDALTEYNVTSKNSTGYVLPETARKSPSNPATSLSNPLSSQSLQATISYPLSHLSSNYSQNVYSYSESLPPEQHKLPCDASDIPLPGEDNVTSSSDNISDNSIYTSKHEELPQGIDEDNIMAGLKYLRERFEESYNK, encoded by the coding sequence ATGAATATGACAAAGAAGATAAACGTCAACTACTCATCTCTAGTTGGTCTCAAAGCAGAACTGTTAAGAAAGCAAGCTGAAGTAAATGAGGTCAAACTAAAAACTGAGCATATCAATAAGCCATCACAGCTAAATAAGAAGAGGAGTAAGAAGATTCCTACAGAaggtgtgaaaaaaaatactaaggAATTAATAGATTCCGAGGACATTATTGCCCATAAAAAGTCAAGATTAATGTTGGAAGCTAAAACAAGATTATATGAAaggttaaaaaaatcaaaaaataataatgataagtTTCTTGTCGATTTCAAGAACAAATTAGACGAATCTGATGAAGAATTTGTAGATGAGGCAATTAATGAAGAACATCCTATAGAACCAGATGAAAATTGGGTGGAGTATAAAGACTGTTTTGGCCGTACTAGAAAATGTTTGCGAGAAGATCTACCGCATATGCAAAAGAAGGACGAATTAATAAAGCAGGAAATAATGAAGGGAAAGACTGATGAAGATGGAGAGGAAGAAAACAAAGAACAATATCCAATTCAAGAAAAAGAACCTGAGATAGAAATTATGAGACGAAAATGGGAGGAGCAAACACAAAAGCTTGCGGATAAAGTCGATATACATTatcaagatatattatttgacGAAGCAAGAACGCATGGTGTTGGTTACTACGCATTTTCGCAAGATGAAGAGGAGAGAGCAAAGCAGCAAGAAAATTTAGCAAGTTTGAGGAAGGAAACAGAGAGGAAGCAAAGGGAAATGAAAGAAGTCAAGGAATTGAAAGAAAGAATGGAACAGAACAGATTAAAGGTGGCAAGAATGAGGCAGAGAATCAGAGCAGGTTTGCCAGCAGAGCTTACTGAAGAGGAACTAGCTCAAGAAAATAAgtcatatgtaattaattctaCTGACCAAATTAATACTGATAAAGACGATGATAAATCTGtcgaaaaagatgaagaaatATCTAATGAGGAAACTGGATCTAATGAGGACCCTAAACCTACTAATTCCAAGAAAACTAACACTGTCAGTGAAGAAGAGACTACTGATGAAGATAAGATAAAAGCATTTGGAGAACTCTTAGGCAAAAAGAATCATTGGTATGTAATGTCACAAGAAGAATGGGTTGATAAATGTAGAACACAAAGAATTAGCGAATTTGGACCTGTCTATGATAACTTCACGAATGCTGGATTTTACAAGAGTGATTTGCAAGATGTTAATGAGCAATTAACTCATAAAGAGCTCGATAATACAGAGATTCATAACAATCAAGAATCCAATAGAGAATCTAATGCCAATTTGCAAAATCATGATAATAACGATTCTACCAGTAAGGAGGCGGATCCTGTTGCCAAAGATATTGACAGTAATAATCAAATTGATAAAGACGCTCTTACAGAATATAATGTAACCAGTAAGAATAGTACAGGATATGTATTGCCTGAAACTGCAAGAAAATCACCATCAAATCCTGCTACAAGTTTATCCAATCCATTGTCATCTCAGAGTCTGCAAGCAACTATTTCATACCCATTGTCTCATTTGTCTAGTAATTATTCACAAAATGTATACAGCTATTCTGAATCACTCCCACCTGAGCAGCATAAATTACCATGTGATGCGAGTGATATTCCACTTCCTGGTGAAGATAATGTTACATCTTCCAGTGACAACATCAGTGACAATTCCATTTACACAAGTAAACACGAAGAATTGCCACAAGGTATAGACGAAGATAATATAATGGCCGgtcttaaatatttaagagaaaGGTTTGaagaaagttataataaataa
- the LOC105679030 gene encoding uncharacterized protein DDB_G0286299-like isoform X1, producing the protein MAPRKQAKQPAAETVVAAADGNTTPPKKRKIAAKSVAEKPKPVKTGSRATAEKPVVDESAISPKKLRSKTKNTVEVPESIITKNNTKSRAKRVNKQAEVAEDNDTDEKVTEEQEIIENKQVEKKARGKPTTKKAGTSKKPAATKSRAKKPQDEAAVENGDKDFEKGDTGKENSAKRSPLRRGKAVEKSDVPAAASKAKSTAKSRKRKNPEDANNAVTEAESAQIVEKDEETEPETVANKKNRSKSKKVETETSDAPKVKSKGNNEKTETKGRKKKGQTVADEKEAIKDKITEKVNFISEALDENGVKDVASSNQSDSSQENDYDKNNMNETESIQNKTYNLDSS; encoded by the exons ATGGCACCGCGTAAGCAAGCTAAACAACCAGCGGCGGAGACCGTTGTGGCCGCCGCTGACGGTAATACGACTCCGccaaaaaagaggaaaatagCCGCGAAATCAGTTGCGGAGAAACCGAAGCCAGTCAAGACAGGATCTCGAGCGACAGCAGAGAAGCCGGTGGTCGATGAATCCGCAATTTCACCTAAGAAACTACGCAGCAAGACCAAGAACACGGTCGAGGTACCGGAAAGCATTATAACGAAGAACAATACGAAGAGCAGGGCCAAAAGAGTTAACAAGCAGGCAGAGGTGGCAGAAGACAATGACACAGATGAGAAGGTCACCGAAGAGCAAGAAATCATTGAAAACAAGCAGGTAGAAAAAAAAGCGCGCGGCAAACCTACGACAAAAAAGGCGGGAACGTCGAAGAAACCGGCTGCGACAAAATCAAGGGCCAAAAAGCCACAGGATGAAGCCGCAGTTGAAAACGGTGATAAGGATTTCGAGAAGGGAGATACCGGCAAGGAGAATTCTGCCAAAAGGTCGCCTTTACGACGTGGAAAAGCTGTAGAGAAGAGCGATGTACCAGCGGCAGCAAGCAAAGCAAAGTCCACTGCAAAGTCAAGGAAACGCAAGAATCCTGAGGATGCAAACAATGCTGTTACAGAGGCTGAAAGTGCGCAGATCGTCGAAAAGGATGAGGAGACAGAGCCAGAGACGGTAGccaacaaaaaaaatcgtagcaAGTCTAAGAAGGTAGAAACAGAAACCAGTGATGCAC cTAAGGTGAAGTCTAAaggaaataatgaaaaaactgAGACAAAggggagaaagaagaaaggacAAACTGTTGCGGATGAAAAAGAAGCAATAAAGGATAAAATCActgaaaaagtaaatttcataTCAGAAGCATTAGATGAAAATGGTGTAAAAGATGTTGCTTCCTCCAATCAAAGCGATAGTTCACAAGAAAatgattatgataaaaataatatgaatgaaaCGGAATCGattcaaaataaaacttataatcTTGATTCTTCTTAA
- the LOC105679030 gene encoding uncharacterized protein DDB_G0286299-like isoform X2 yields MAPRKQAKQPAAETVVAAADGNTTPPKKRKIAAKSVAEKPKPVKTGSRATAEKPVVDESAISPKKLRSKTKNTVEVPESIITKNNTKSRAKRVNKQAEVAEDNDTDEKVTEEQEIIENKQVEKKARGKPTTKKAGTSKKPAATKSRAKKPQDEAAVENGDKDFEKGDTGKENSAKRSPLRRGKAVEKSDVPAAASKAKSTAKSRKRKNPEDANNAVTEAESAQIVEKDEETEPETVANKKNRSKSKKLR; encoded by the exons ATGGCACCGCGTAAGCAAGCTAAACAACCAGCGGCGGAGACCGTTGTGGCCGCCGCTGACGGTAATACGACTCCGccaaaaaagaggaaaatagCCGCGAAATCAGTTGCGGAGAAACCGAAGCCAGTCAAGACAGGATCTCGAGCGACAGCAGAGAAGCCGGTGGTCGATGAATCCGCAATTTCACCTAAGAAACTACGCAGCAAGACCAAGAACACGGTCGAGGTACCGGAAAGCATTATAACGAAGAACAATACGAAGAGCAGGGCCAAAAGAGTTAACAAGCAGGCAGAGGTGGCAGAAGACAATGACACAGATGAGAAGGTCACCGAAGAGCAAGAAATCATTGAAAACAAGCAGGTAGAAAAAAAAGCGCGCGGCAAACCTACGACAAAAAAGGCGGGAACGTCGAAGAAACCGGCTGCGACAAAATCAAGGGCCAAAAAGCCACAGGATGAAGCCGCAGTTGAAAACGGTGATAAGGATTTCGAGAAGGGAGATACCGGCAAGGAGAATTCTGCCAAAAGGTCGCCTTTACGACGTGGAAAAGCTGTAGAGAAGAGCGATGTACCAGCGGCAGCAAGCAAAGCAAAGTCCACTGCAAAGTCAAGGAAACGCAAGAATCCTGAGGATGCAAACAATGCTGTTACAGAGGCTGAAAGTGCGCAGATCGTCGAAAAGGATGAGGAGACAGAGCCAGAGACGGTAGccaacaaaaaaaatcgtagcaAGTCTAAGAAG cTAAGGTGA
- the CCT6 gene encoding T-complex protein 1 subunit zeta, producing the protein MAAISLLNPKAEFARSAQALAVNISAAKGIQDVMRTNLGPKGTMKMLVSGAGDIKITKDGNVLLHEMQIQHPTASLIARASTAQDDMTGDGTTSTVLVIGELLKQADLYITEGLHPRVITEGFDLARAKALEVLDSLKIPIKLTKQGLLDVARTSLRTKVHHTIADKLTEICVDAVLAIKQEDKDIDLHMIELMEMQHRTAVDTTLIRGLVTDHGSRHPDMPKKLENVYILTCNVSLEYEKSEVNSGFFYKSAEEREKLVAAERVFIDNRVKKIIDLKKKLCDGTDKSFVIINQKGIDPQSLDMLAKENIIALRRAKRRNMERLALACGGVAMNSVDDLKEEHLGWAGLVYEHVLGETKYTFVEECKKPNSVTILLKGPNKYTLEQLKDAVRDGLRAIKNAIDDRAVVPGAGAFEVAASQALQRYKEQVKGKQRLGVQAYAEALLVIPKTLAVNSGFDVQDTIVKLLEESNALGEPVGLDLSTGEALKPTDAGIYDNYNVKKQIINSCTIIASNLLLVDEIMRAGLSSLKG; encoded by the exons ATGGCAGCGATCAGTTTGTTGAATCCGAAAGCCGAATTTGCTCGATCGGCGCAGGCATTAGCGGTGAACATTTCCGCCGCTAAAGGAATTCAAGATGTGATGAGGACTAATTTGGGACCCAAAGGAACCATGAAGAT GTTGGTTTCTGGAGCTGGTGATATAAAAATCACCAAAGATGGCAATGTGCTTCTTCATGAAATGCAAATTCAACATCCTACCGCATCCTTAATAGCGAGAGCATCCACTGCTCAAGATGATATGACTGGTGATGGTACAACCAGCACTGTGCTAGTCATTGGTGAACTTTTGAAGCAAGCTGATTTGTACATAACTGAGGGCTTGCATCCCAGAGTAATCACCGAAGGTTTTGATCTGGCACGCGCTAAAGCATTAGAAGTATTGGACTCATTGAAAATTCCGATAAAACTTACTAAGCAGGGTTTATTGGATGTCGCGAGGACATCTCTTAGAACAAAAGTTCATCATACTATAGCGGACAAATTAACCGAGATTTGCGTGGATGCTGTATTGGCCATTAAGCAAGAAGATAAAGACATAGACTTGCATATGATTGAATTAATGGAAATGCAGCATAGAACTGCGGTTGACACCACTCTGATTCGTGGTCTAGTCACTGACCATGGATCCAGGCATCCGGATATGCcaaagaaattagaaaatgtGTATATTCTGACTTGTAATGTGAGTCTGGAATATGAGAAAAGTgag GTGAACAGTGGATTCTTCTACAAATCGGCAGAAGAGCGTGAAAAATTAGTAGCCGCTGAACGCGTGTTTATCGATAATCGTGTGAAGAAGATTATCGACTTGAAGAAAAAGTTATGCGACGGAACAGATAAATCATTTGTCATAATAAACCAGAAAGGAATTGATCCGCAGTCTCTTGATATGCTTGCTAAAGAGAACATCATCGCTTTGCGCAGAGCCAAGCGCAGAAATATGGAGCGTTTAGCGCTCGCTTGTGGTGGCGTAGCCATGAACTCTGTTGATGATCTGAAGGAAGAACATCTGGGATGGGCTGGTCTTGTATACGAACACGTTCTG ggAGAAACCAAATATACCTTTGTAGAGGAGTGCAAAAAGCCAAACTCTGTGACCATTTTATTGAAG GGACCGAATAAGTATACATTGGAACAATTGAAAGACGCCGTGCGTGATGGACTCAGAGCTATAAAGAATGCTATCGATGATCGTGCGGTTGTCCCTGGAGCTGGAGCCTTTGAAGTTGCAGCTAGCCAAGCTCTTCAACGATACAAAGAGCAGGTAAAAGGAAAGCAACGTTTGGGAGTGCAGGCCTACGCGGAAGCTTTACTCGTCATTCCGAAGACTCttg ctgTGAACAGCGGATTTGATGTGCAAGACACGATCGTCAAGTTGTTGGAGGAAAGCAACGCTTTGGGAGAACCGGTAGGGTTGGATCTATCCACAGGAGAGGCTCTGAAACCCACAGATGCTGGCATTTATGACAATTACAAcgtaaagaaacaaattatcaaTTCCTG caCGATCATCGCTAGTAATCTTCTTCTGGTTGATGAAATAATGAGAGCAGGATTATCTTCACTCAAAGGTTAA